From a single Nicotiana tomentosiformis chromosome 2, ASM39032v3, whole genome shotgun sequence genomic region:
- the LOC104102533 gene encoding uncharacterized protein isoform X2 yields the protein MDFYSRIFYQNLFLLLATLLVSVSIYLLPLFSFTPTLFLRLKKGHAPLNDNSDFSDVLPEEDDQKECDNVRTEQQLEPKFEAFEEVIEYLDSDKHVDKQKTDFCFEFKFPTYEEFSKSKNETGELVTSEFVSEKNFSSLIQESEVVNLNVKETGSVLIHVPSKKEVIQEEEEIKEIEGIEFVKGESDTVCKQFLGDTDFTDEFMFQSEKDSLSTDSDSVSVGFEQMRSLMSRLVNSYSDGFLSDDDFGGEFELDSLNDINADYSEAKNLELSEENLEPEDFEDSDNDTMEEFRKLEQEDSEFLSQNDFGEDLDKAKSVEFVTEDDKLIINGSQESENHKSNNAAVVDSTEDVNKLESLWEHQELIEQLKMEIRKVRATGLPTILEESESPTMDELQPWKIDEMLHREDCMSELHKFYKSYRERMRKFDILTYQKMYAIGYLQKDPQKDPLQLLFNQKSSELQSDLEVVYVGQMCLSWEFLHWQYMKALNLWDSDPRGIRKYNEVAGEFQQFQVLMQRYIENEPFQGHRVQYYIKSRYDLRNLLQVPVIRDDRVKDRNKARTREKDDYSITNDMLVEILEESIRIFWRFVRADKDCYSVMAKAKGQKVIHPEVQEEDDLELLLEIRKNLEKKEKKLQDVLRSGNCILRKFRKQREEDSDHVLYFFCQVDMKLVARVLNMSRLTKDQLVWCHNKLSRISFAHRKIHVEPSFLLFPC from the exons ATGGATTTTTATTCCCGGATTTTCTATCAAAATCTATTTTTATTACTTGCTACCCTTTTGGTCTCTGTTTCCATCTATTTGCTTCCTCTGTTCAGCTTCACCCCTACATTATTCCTCAG ATTAAAAAAGGGTCACGCTCCTTTAAACGACAATTCAGATTTTTCTGACGTTCTTCCTGAAGAAGATGACCAGAAAGAGTGCGACAATGTGAGGACCGAGCAACAATTAGAACCCAAGTTTGAAGCTTTTGAGGAAGTTATTGAGTATTTGGATTCGGACAAGCATGTCGATAAGCAAAAAACTGATTTTTGTTTTGAGTTTAAGTTCCCTACGTACGAGGAATTTAGTAAGAGCAAGAATGAAACTGGTGAACTTGTCACCTCTGAGTTTGTATCTGAGAAGAATTTTAGCAGCTTAATTCAAGAATCAGAAGTTGTGAACCTGAATGTTAAAGAAACTGGTTCTGTTTTAATACATGTTCCTAGCAAAAAAGAAGTCATTCAGGAGGAAGAGGaaattaaggaaattgagggaATAGAATTTGTGAAAGGAGAATCAGATACTGTGTGCAAACAATTTTTGGGTGATACAGATTTTACTGATGAGTTTATGTTTCAATCAGAAAAAGATTCGCTGAGTACAGATTCAGATTCTGTATCAGTTGGTTTTGAGCAAATGCGTTCACTTATGAGCAGGTTAGTTAATTCGTACAGTGATGGGTTTTTATCAGATGATGACTTTGGAGGTGAATTTGAGCTTGATTCTTTGAATGATATTAATGCCGATTATTCAGAAGCGAAAAATCTTGAATTATCTGAAGAAAATCTTGAACCTGAGGATTTTGAGGACAGTGATAATGATACAATGGAAGAGTTTAGGAAATTAGAACAAGAGGATTCAGAATTTTTATCACAGAATGATTTTGGTGAAGATTTGGACAAGGCTAAAAGTGTAGAATTTGTTACAGAAGATGACAAGTTAATAATAAATGGTTCACAAGAGTCTGAAAATCACAAGTCAAACAATGCAGCGGTTGTTGATTCTACTGAAGATGTAAACAAATTAGAGTCATTGTGGGAACATCAAGAATTGATTGAACAATTAAAGATGGAAATTAGAAAAGTCAGAGCCACGGGTTTGCCTACTATTTTGGAAGAATCTGAGTCTCCAACAATGGACGAATTACAACCATGGAAAATTGATGAAATGCTTCACCGTGAAGATTGCATGAGCGAACTACACAAATTCTACAAGAGTTACAGAGAAAGAATGCGCAAATTTGACATTTTGACGTACCAGAAGATGTATGCAATAG GTTATTTGCAGAAAGATCCGCAAAAAGATCCATTGCAATTACTCTTCAACCAGAAATCTTCAG AATTGCAGAGTGATTTGGAAGTGGTATACGTTGGACAGATGTGCCTTTCTTGGGAATTTCTGCACTGGCAATATATGAAGGCTTTAAATTTGTGGGACTCTGACCCACGTGGGATCCGAAAATATAATGAAGTTGCTGGAGAGTTTCAACAGTTTCAAGTGCTCATGCAAAGATATATAGAAAATGAACCTTTTCAAGGGCATAGAGTTCAATATTATATCAAGAGCCGATATGATCTTCGTAATCTTCTTCAAGTTCCTGTTATAAGAG ATGACAGAGTGAAAGATAGAAACAAGGCAAGAACAAGAGAGAAAGATGACTATTCAATTACAAATGACATGCTAGTGGAGATCCTGGAAGAATCAATACGAATATTTTGGCGCTTTGTCAGAGCTGATAAAGATTGCTATAGTGTGATGGCAAAAGCGAAAGGTCAAAAGGTAATTCATCCAGAGGTTCAAGAAGAGGATGATCTAGAGCTTTTACTGGAGATCAGAAAAAATCTTGAAAAG AAAGAGAAGAAGCTGCAGGATGTTTTGAGAAGTGGAAATTGCATATTGAGGAAGTTCAGGAAGCAAAGAGAAGAGGATTCAGATCATGTACTCTACTTTTTCTGTCAAGTAGACATGAAATTAGTGGCTAGGGTCCTGAACATGTCAAGGCTAACGAAAGATCAACTAGTGTGGTGTCACAACAAATTAAGCAGGATTAGTTTTGCGCATAGGAAAATACATGTAGAACCCTCTTTTTTGCTCTTCCCTTGTTAA
- the LOC104102533 gene encoding uncharacterized protein isoform X1 has product MDFYSRIFYQNLFLLLATLLVSVSIYLLPLFSFTPTLFLRLKKGHAPLNDNSDFSDVLPEEDDQKECDNVRTEQQLEPKFEAFEEVIEYLDSDKHVDKQKTDFCFEFKFPTYEEFSKSKNETGELVTSEFVSEKNFSSLIQESEVVNLNVKETGSVLIHVPSKKEVIQEEEEIKEIEGIEFVKGESDTVCKQFLGDTDFTDEFMFQSEKDSLSTDSDSVSVGFEQMRSLMSRLVNSYSDGFLSDDDFGGEFELDSLNDINADYSEAKNLELSEENLEPEDFEDSDNDTMEEFRKLEQEDSEFLSQNDFGEDLDKAKSVEFVTEDDKLIINGSQESENHKSNNAAVVDSTEDVNKLESLWEHQELIEQLKMEIRKVRATGLPTILEESESPTMDELQPWKIDEMLHREDCMSELHKFYKSYRERMRKFDILTYQKMYAIGYLQKDPQKDPLQLLFNQKSSGPTLKSLVSQNIRLFKHKNHDDIDPMVKFIKELQSDLEVVYVGQMCLSWEFLHWQYMKALNLWDSDPRGIRKYNEVAGEFQQFQVLMQRYIENEPFQGHRVQYYIKSRYDLRNLLQVPVIRDDRVKDRNKARTREKDDYSITNDMLVEILEESIRIFWRFVRADKDCYSVMAKAKGQKVIHPEVQEEDDLELLLEIRKNLEKKEKKLQDVLRSGNCILRKFRKQREEDSDHVLYFFCQVDMKLVARVLNMSRLTKDQLVWCHNKLSRISFAHRKIHVEPSFLLFPC; this is encoded by the exons ATGGATTTTTATTCCCGGATTTTCTATCAAAATCTATTTTTATTACTTGCTACCCTTTTGGTCTCTGTTTCCATCTATTTGCTTCCTCTGTTCAGCTTCACCCCTACATTATTCCTCAG ATTAAAAAAGGGTCACGCTCCTTTAAACGACAATTCAGATTTTTCTGACGTTCTTCCTGAAGAAGATGACCAGAAAGAGTGCGACAATGTGAGGACCGAGCAACAATTAGAACCCAAGTTTGAAGCTTTTGAGGAAGTTATTGAGTATTTGGATTCGGACAAGCATGTCGATAAGCAAAAAACTGATTTTTGTTTTGAGTTTAAGTTCCCTACGTACGAGGAATTTAGTAAGAGCAAGAATGAAACTGGTGAACTTGTCACCTCTGAGTTTGTATCTGAGAAGAATTTTAGCAGCTTAATTCAAGAATCAGAAGTTGTGAACCTGAATGTTAAAGAAACTGGTTCTGTTTTAATACATGTTCCTAGCAAAAAAGAAGTCATTCAGGAGGAAGAGGaaattaaggaaattgagggaATAGAATTTGTGAAAGGAGAATCAGATACTGTGTGCAAACAATTTTTGGGTGATACAGATTTTACTGATGAGTTTATGTTTCAATCAGAAAAAGATTCGCTGAGTACAGATTCAGATTCTGTATCAGTTGGTTTTGAGCAAATGCGTTCACTTATGAGCAGGTTAGTTAATTCGTACAGTGATGGGTTTTTATCAGATGATGACTTTGGAGGTGAATTTGAGCTTGATTCTTTGAATGATATTAATGCCGATTATTCAGAAGCGAAAAATCTTGAATTATCTGAAGAAAATCTTGAACCTGAGGATTTTGAGGACAGTGATAATGATACAATGGAAGAGTTTAGGAAATTAGAACAAGAGGATTCAGAATTTTTATCACAGAATGATTTTGGTGAAGATTTGGACAAGGCTAAAAGTGTAGAATTTGTTACAGAAGATGACAAGTTAATAATAAATGGTTCACAAGAGTCTGAAAATCACAAGTCAAACAATGCAGCGGTTGTTGATTCTACTGAAGATGTAAACAAATTAGAGTCATTGTGGGAACATCAAGAATTGATTGAACAATTAAAGATGGAAATTAGAAAAGTCAGAGCCACGGGTTTGCCTACTATTTTGGAAGAATCTGAGTCTCCAACAATGGACGAATTACAACCATGGAAAATTGATGAAATGCTTCACCGTGAAGATTGCATGAGCGAACTACACAAATTCTACAAGAGTTACAGAGAAAGAATGCGCAAATTTGACATTTTGACGTACCAGAAGATGTATGCAATAG GTTATTTGCAGAAAGATCCGCAAAAAGATCCATTGCAATTACTCTTCAACCAGAAATCTTCAGGTCCAACACTAAAATCCCTTGTCTCACAAAATATTAGGCTATTCAAACATAAAAATCATGACGACATTGACCCAATGGTAAAGTTTATCAAAGAATTGCAGAGTGATTTGGAAGTGGTATACGTTGGACAGATGTGCCTTTCTTGGGAATTTCTGCACTGGCAATATATGAAGGCTTTAAATTTGTGGGACTCTGACCCACGTGGGATCCGAAAATATAATGAAGTTGCTGGAGAGTTTCAACAGTTTCAAGTGCTCATGCAAAGATATATAGAAAATGAACCTTTTCAAGGGCATAGAGTTCAATATTATATCAAGAGCCGATATGATCTTCGTAATCTTCTTCAAGTTCCTGTTATAAGAG ATGACAGAGTGAAAGATAGAAACAAGGCAAGAACAAGAGAGAAAGATGACTATTCAATTACAAATGACATGCTAGTGGAGATCCTGGAAGAATCAATACGAATATTTTGGCGCTTTGTCAGAGCTGATAAAGATTGCTATAGTGTGATGGCAAAAGCGAAAGGTCAAAAGGTAATTCATCCAGAGGTTCAAGAAGAGGATGATCTAGAGCTTTTACTGGAGATCAGAAAAAATCTTGAAAAG AAAGAGAAGAAGCTGCAGGATGTTTTGAGAAGTGGAAATTGCATATTGAGGAAGTTCAGGAAGCAAAGAGAAGAGGATTCAGATCATGTACTCTACTTTTTCTGTCAAGTAGACATGAAATTAGTGGCTAGGGTCCTGAACATGTCAAGGCTAACGAAAGATCAACTAGTGTGGTGTCACAACAAATTAAGCAGGATTAGTTTTGCGCATAGGAAAATACATGTAGAACCCTCTTTTTTGCTCTTCCCTTGTTAA
- the LOC104102511 gene encoding uncharacterized protein isoform X2 yields MAKVEVAEMQSSVHENDKNVLEFMDSTDSYLVLMNSLSSSLRQGWFELASARHSMGASRINSALFDLKSHSAATTLQLNNLDAGPELEKLHFSLCKWASSESPKSSSEEAKFEEDKLLQRKSSSPKVLKQDGSSNSVQEEMPEATESPRTVDDQARKERLKSLSMFGMLVSPKLRTAQSSFETALETLVEVANKRADLLNAYDQVREKMESTTK; encoded by the exons ATGGCGAAGGTGGAAGTTGCAGAAATGCAGAGCTCCGTCCACGAAAACGATAAGAATGTTTTGGAGTTTATGGATTCAACGGACAGCTATTTAGTTCTTATGAATTCTCTCTCTTCATCACTTCGCCAG GGATGGTTTGAGTTGGCGAGTGCTAGGCATTCCATGGGTGCTTCACGTATCAATAGTGCTTTGTTTGACCTCAAATCTCATTCTGCTGCCACTACGTTGCAGTTAAACAATTTGGATG CTGGGCCTGAATTGGAGAAATTGCATTTCAGTTTGTGTAAGTGGGCATCGTCTGAGAGTCCAAAAAGCTCTTCTGAGGAAGCAAAATTTGAGGAGGATAAACTGTTACAGAGGAAATCCAGTAGCCCAAAGGTTCTGAAGCAGGACGGTTCCTCAAATTCTG TCCAGGAAGAAATGCCAGAAGCTACTGAATCACCACGTACAGTTGATGATCAA GCTCGAAAAGAGCGGCTCAAGTCATTATCCATGTTTGGGATGCTGGTCTCTCCCAAGCTTCGAACTGCCCAATCGTCATTTGAGACAG CTCTGGAAACTCTAGTAGAAGTAGCAAATAAACGGGCAGACCTGCTTAATGCTTATGATCAGGTGCGAGAAAAGATGGAGAGCACCACCAAATGA
- the LOC104102511 gene encoding uncharacterized protein isoform X1 has product MAKVEVAEMQSSVHENDKNVLEFMDSTDSYLVLMNSLSSSLRQGWFELASARHSMGASRINSALFDLKSHSAATTLQLNNLDAGPELEKLHFSLCKWASSESPKSSSEEAKFEEDKLLQRKSSSPKVLKQDGSSNSEVQEEMPEATESPRTVDDQARKERLKSLSMFGMLVSPKLRTAQSSFETALETLVEVANKRADLLNAYDQVREKMESTTK; this is encoded by the exons ATGGCGAAGGTGGAAGTTGCAGAAATGCAGAGCTCCGTCCACGAAAACGATAAGAATGTTTTGGAGTTTATGGATTCAACGGACAGCTATTTAGTTCTTATGAATTCTCTCTCTTCATCACTTCGCCAG GGATGGTTTGAGTTGGCGAGTGCTAGGCATTCCATGGGTGCTTCACGTATCAATAGTGCTTTGTTTGACCTCAAATCTCATTCTGCTGCCACTACGTTGCAGTTAAACAATTTGGATG CTGGGCCTGAATTGGAGAAATTGCATTTCAGTTTGTGTAAGTGGGCATCGTCTGAGAGTCCAAAAAGCTCTTCTGAGGAAGCAAAATTTGAGGAGGATAAACTGTTACAGAGGAAATCCAGTAGCCCAAAGGTTCTGAAGCAGGACGGTTCCTCAAATTCTG AAGTCCAGGAAGAAATGCCAGAAGCTACTGAATCACCACGTACAGTTGATGATCAA GCTCGAAAAGAGCGGCTCAAGTCATTATCCATGTTTGGGATGCTGGTCTCTCCCAAGCTTCGAACTGCCCAATCGTCATTTGAGACAG CTCTGGAAACTCTAGTAGAAGTAGCAAATAAACGGGCAGACCTGCTTAATGCTTATGATCAGGTGCGAGAAAAGATGGAGAGCACCACCAAATGA